The following are encoded in a window of Cupriavidus oxalaticus genomic DNA:
- a CDS encoding ABC transporter ATP-binding protein yields the protein MTQVAWQGAGKPEWTGTARTDASAAGGSGAMAPAGPLSPAGLADDSGAQPGTHHAQRTGEQARTGGEVILDLQHISLSFGGVKALTDISFDVCEHEIRAIIGPNGAGKSSMLNVINGVYHPQQGRIVFRGEERKQMHPTAAARQGIARTFQNIALFKGMTVLDNIMTGRNTQFRTGLFAHALWWGPARNEEMRHRQKVEEVIDFLEIQSIRKTPVGRLPYGLQKRVELARALAAEPSMLLLDEPMAGMNVEEKQDMCRFILDVNRQFGTTIVLIEHDMGVVMDISDRVVVLDYGKKIGDGTPEEVKGNPDVIKAYLGTSH from the coding sequence ATGACGCAAGTGGCCTGGCAAGGCGCCGGCAAGCCTGAATGGACCGGCACCGCACGTACCGACGCGAGCGCGGCCGGCGGCAGCGGCGCGATGGCGCCCGCGGGCCCGCTGTCCCCGGCGGGACTGGCGGACGACAGCGGTGCGCAACCCGGCACGCATCACGCGCAGCGCACGGGCGAACAAGCCCGCACCGGCGGCGAGGTGATCCTGGACCTGCAGCATATCTCGCTGTCGTTCGGCGGCGTGAAGGCGCTGACCGATATCTCGTTCGACGTCTGCGAGCACGAGATCCGCGCGATCATCGGCCCCAATGGCGCGGGCAAGAGCTCGATGCTGAACGTGATCAACGGCGTGTACCACCCGCAGCAGGGACGCATCGTGTTCCGCGGCGAGGAGCGCAAGCAGATGCACCCGACCGCCGCCGCGCGGCAGGGCATCGCGCGCACGTTCCAGAACATCGCGCTGTTCAAGGGCATGACGGTGCTGGACAACATCATGACCGGGCGCAACACGCAGTTCCGCACCGGGCTGTTCGCGCATGCGCTGTGGTGGGGGCCGGCGCGCAACGAAGAGATGCGCCACCGCCAGAAGGTCGAGGAAGTGATCGATTTCCTGGAGATCCAGTCGATCCGCAAGACGCCGGTGGGACGCCTGCCGTATGGGCTGCAGAAGCGCGTGGAGCTGGCGCGCGCGCTGGCCGCAGAGCCGTCGATGCTGCTGCTCGACGAACCGATGGCCGGCATGAACGTGGAAGAGAAGCAGGACATGTGCCGCTTCATCCTCGATGTGAACCGGCAGTTCGGTACCACCATCGTGCTGATCGAGCACGACATGGGCGTGGTGATGGATATCTCCGACCGCGTGGTGGTGCTGGACTACGGCAAGAAGATCGGGGACGGGACGCCAGAGGAGGTGAAGGGCAATCCGGACGTGATCAAGGCCTATTTGGGCACGTCTCACTGA
- a CDS encoding DUF2917 domain-containing protein — MRELRTFELNKPGQPVSWRAGYGQTVCAAAGKLWVTVEGNPNDIWLEPGQELALPEGYRVWLSGDGSGARFTLAQTPAPWSMRRMAAWLHALRHRVEEHSTDAFGECPQIRALCR; from the coding sequence ATGCGCGAACTACGTACCTTCGAACTGAACAAGCCCGGACAGCCAGTGAGCTGGCGCGCCGGTTACGGGCAGACCGTCTGCGCGGCGGCGGGCAAGCTGTGGGTGACGGTCGAGGGCAATCCCAACGATATCTGGCTGGAGCCCGGGCAGGAACTGGCCCTGCCGGAGGGCTATCGCGTATGGCTGTCGGGCGATGGTTCGGGGGCACGCTTCACGCTGGCCCAGACGCCGGCCCCGTGGTCGATGCGGCGGATGGCGGCGTGGCTGCACGCGCTGCGGCATCGGGTGGAAGAGCACAGTACGGATGCGTTTGGAGAGTGCCCGCAGATCCGGGCGTTGTGCCGGTGA
- a CDS encoding Crp/Fnr family transcriptional regulator, with amino-acid sequence MLNDFVDRCVWAADLSPEQRERVRRAMVVHEYSQGEYVSHKGDKAEHWMGVLEGIVKITTVSPSGKSVTFTGVPTGGWFGEGAVLKSEIRKYDVMALRRSTIAFLPLETFQWLLETSLPFTRFLLTQLNERLGQFIAAVEYERSLDIDSRVARAVSSLFNEHLYPGIGKTLEISQEEIGLLAGISRQRANQALKVLEQQRLMRVDYGVIEVLDLDGLRQYGE; translated from the coding sequence ATGCTGAACGATTTTGTCGACCGCTGCGTGTGGGCAGCAGACCTGAGTCCCGAGCAGCGCGAACGCGTGCGCCGCGCGATGGTCGTGCACGAATACAGCCAGGGCGAGTACGTCAGCCACAAGGGCGACAAGGCCGAGCACTGGATGGGCGTGCTGGAGGGCATCGTCAAGATCACCACGGTCTCGCCGTCTGGCAAGTCGGTGACCTTCACCGGCGTGCCCACCGGCGGCTGGTTCGGTGAAGGCGCGGTGCTCAAGTCGGAGATCCGCAAGTACGACGTGATGGCGCTGCGCCGCTCGACCATCGCCTTCCTGCCGCTCGAGACTTTTCAGTGGCTGCTGGAGACCAGCCTGCCGTTCACGCGCTTCCTGCTGACGCAGCTCAACGAGCGCCTGGGGCAGTTCATCGCGGCGGTGGAATATGAACGCTCGCTCGACATCGATTCGCGCGTGGCACGCGCGGTGTCGTCGCTGTTCAATGAGCACCTGTATCCTGGCATCGGCAAGACGCTGGAGATCTCGCAGGAAGAGATCGGCCTGCTTGCCGGCATCTCTCGCCAGCGCGCCAACCAGGCGTTGAAGGTGCTGGAGCAGCAGAGGCTGATGCGGGTGGACTACGGCGTGATCGAGGTGCTGGACCTCGACGGATTGCGGCAGTACGGAGAGTAG
- a CDS encoding DUF3293 domain-containing protein, translated as MATVIDAATLQAYRETHYRVLGDAPMILRVDQASVPLATLHQALGVTCSAFITAANPFSQRCDDNANAARQQALAQDVAEMGLRSMAAAGEHPANGWPAEPSFLVPGLSLEDARRLGERFGQNAVVWSGADAVPRLVLLR; from the coding sequence GTGGCCACCGTCATCGACGCCGCTACGCTGCAGGCGTATCGCGAAACGCACTATCGCGTGCTGGGCGATGCGCCGATGATCTTGCGGGTCGACCAGGCCAGCGTACCGCTGGCAACGCTGCACCAGGCGCTTGGCGTAACGTGCAGCGCTTTCATTACCGCCGCCAACCCGTTCAGTCAGCGTTGCGACGACAACGCCAACGCTGCGCGCCAGCAGGCGCTGGCGCAGGACGTGGCCGAGATGGGATTGCGCTCGATGGCTGCCGCCGGCGAGCACCCTGCCAACGGCTGGCCGGCCGAGCCGAGCTTTCTGGTGCCGGGCCTGTCGCTGGAGGATGCGCGGCGGCTGGGCGAGAGATTCGGACAGAACGCGGTGGTGTGGAGCGGCGCCGACGCGGTGCCACGGCTGGTGCTGCTGCGCTGA
- a CDS encoding branched-chain amino acid ABC transporter permease, whose amino-acid sequence MTFFFEILLGGLLSGLMYSLVALGFVLIYKASGVFNFAQGAMVYFAALAVVGLMDKGMPMWAAVIGAFAVMVLVGMCTERFVLRKLVNQPPITLFMATIGLSFFLEGLGPLLFGNEVRPINLGIVDEPIESILTSFNIVISKFDIAAAAIAGALVGSLALFFQYTKVGRALRAVADDHQAALSLGIPLQNIWAIVWGVAGFVALVAGMLWGSRNGVQFALTLTALKALPVLILGGFTSVPGAIVGGLIIGASEKLAEIYIPPVFQSMFGGNFGGIEGWFPYVFALLFLLVRPEGLFGEKHIDRV is encoded by the coding sequence ATGACGTTCTTCTTTGAAATCCTGCTCGGCGGCCTGCTGTCCGGCCTGATGTATTCGCTGGTGGCGCTGGGCTTCGTGCTGATCTACAAGGCCTCGGGCGTGTTCAACTTTGCCCAGGGCGCGATGGTCTACTTTGCCGCGCTGGCAGTGGTGGGGCTGATGGACAAGGGCATGCCGATGTGGGCGGCGGTGATCGGCGCCTTCGCGGTGATGGTCCTGGTCGGCATGTGCACCGAGCGCTTCGTGCTGCGCAAGCTGGTCAACCAGCCACCGATCACGCTGTTCATGGCGACCATCGGGCTGTCGTTCTTCCTGGAGGGACTGGGACCGCTCTTGTTCGGCAATGAAGTGCGCCCGATCAACCTGGGCATCGTCGACGAGCCGATCGAATCGATCCTGACCAGCTTCAACATCGTCATCTCCAAGTTCGACATTGCCGCAGCGGCGATTGCCGGCGCGCTGGTGGGGTCGCTGGCTCTGTTCTTCCAGTACACCAAGGTCGGCCGCGCGCTGCGCGCGGTGGCCGACGACCACCAGGCCGCGCTGTCGCTGGGCATCCCGCTGCAGAACATCTGGGCGATCGTGTGGGGCGTGGCCGGCTTCGTCGCGCTGGTGGCAGGGATGCTGTGGGGCTCGCGCAATGGCGTGCAGTTCGCGCTGACGCTGACCGCGCTGAAGGCGCTGCCGGTGCTGATCCTCGGCGGCTTTACTTCCGTGCCCGGCGCCATCGTCGGCGGGCTGATCATCGGCGCCTCGGAGAAGCTGGCCGAGATCTATATCCCGCCGGTGTTCCAGTCGATGTTCGGCGGCAATTTCGGCGGCATCGAAGGGTGGTTCCCGTATGTCTTTGCCTTGCTGTTTCTCCTGGTGCGGCCTGAAGGGCTGTTCGGGGAAAAGCATATCGACCGCGTCTGA
- a CDS encoding 3-hydroxybutyryl-CoA dehydrogenase, giving the protein MSNQQTEEEKMAIRTVGIVGAGTMGNGIAQACAVVGLNVVMVDISDAAVQKGVATVAGSLDRLIKKEKLTEAQKADALARIKGSTSYDDLKATDIVIEAATENYDLKVKILKQIDGIVGENVIIASNTSSISITKLAAVTSRADRFIGMHFFNPVPVMALVELIRGLQTSDATHGAVEALAKELGKYPITVRNSPGFVVNRILCPMINEAFCVLGEGLASPEEIDEGMKLGCNHPIGPLALADMIGLDTMLAVMEVLYTEFADPKYRPAMLMREMVAAGYLGRKTGRGVYVYSK; this is encoded by the coding sequence ATAAGCAACCAGCAGACAGAGGAAGAGAAGATGGCAATCAGGACAGTAGGTATCGTCGGTGCCGGCACCATGGGCAATGGCATCGCCCAGGCCTGCGCGGTAGTGGGACTGAACGTGGTGATGGTCGACATCAGCGACGCCGCCGTGCAGAAGGGCGTGGCTACCGTGGCGGGCAGCCTGGACCGGCTGATCAAGAAGGAAAAGCTGACCGAGGCGCAGAAGGCTGACGCGCTGGCGCGCATCAAGGGCAGCACCTCGTATGACGACCTCAAGGCCACCGACATCGTGATCGAGGCCGCCACCGAGAACTACGACCTGAAGGTCAAGATCCTCAAGCAGATCGACGGCATCGTCGGCGAGAACGTGATCATCGCGTCCAACACCTCGTCGATCTCGATCACCAAGCTGGCGGCGGTGACTTCGCGCGCCGACCGCTTCATCGGCATGCACTTCTTCAACCCGGTGCCGGTGATGGCGCTGGTCGAACTGATCCGCGGCCTGCAGACCAGCGACGCCACCCATGGCGCCGTGGAAGCGCTGGCCAAGGAACTGGGCAAGTACCCGATCACGGTCAGGAACAGCCCGGGCTTCGTCGTCAACCGCATCCTGTGCCCGATGATCAATGAAGCCTTCTGCGTGCTGGGCGAAGGCCTGGCCTCGCCGGAAGAGATCGACGAAGGCATGAAGCTGGGCTGCAACCACCCGATCGGCCCGCTGGCGCTGGCCGACATGATCGGCCTGGACACCATGCTGGCCGTGATGGAAGTGCTGTACACCGAATTCGCCGATCCGAAGTATCGTCCGGCGATGCTGATGCGCGAGATGGTGGCTGCGGGCTACCTGGGGCGCAAGACCGGTCGCGGCGTGTACGTCTACAGCAAGTAA
- a CDS encoding HIT family protein produces the protein MDSQYNPNNIFAKILRGEMPCIKVYEDDDTIAFMDIMPQADGHTLVVPKEAAVNLFDLSEQGAQAAIVATQRVARAVRAAFSPDGISIGQFNGAAAGQTVPHIHFHIVPRYNDQALRGHARDMQEPEVLKGHAERIIAALGKQAD, from the coding sequence ATGGACAGCCAGTACAACCCGAACAATATCTTTGCCAAGATCCTGCGCGGCGAGATGCCGTGCATCAAGGTGTACGAGGACGACGACACCATCGCATTCATGGACATCATGCCGCAGGCCGACGGCCATACGCTGGTGGTGCCCAAGGAGGCCGCGGTCAATCTCTTCGACCTGTCTGAGCAGGGCGCACAGGCGGCCATCGTGGCCACCCAGCGCGTGGCGCGCGCGGTGCGCGCGGCCTTCAGCCCCGACGGCATCTCGATCGGCCAGTTCAACGGCGCAGCGGCGGGCCAGACCGTGCCGCATATCCATTTCCACATCGTGCCGCGCTACAACGACCAGGCGCTGCGCGGCCACGCGCGCGACATGCAGGAGCCGGAAGTGCTCAAGGGGCATGCCGAGCGCATCATCGCCGCGCTGGGCAAGCAGGCGGATTGA
- the icmF gene encoding fused isobutyryl-CoA mutase/GTPase IcmF yields the protein MTDLSDVHDVRRGAPQPKPVQQGRGPANKVRFVTAASLFDGHDASINIMRRILQSHGCEVIHLGHNRSVEEVVTAALQEDAQGIAISSYQGGHVEYFQYMVDLLREQGGEHVQVFGGGGGVIVPDEIRELQAYGVARIYSPEDGQRMGLAGMIADMVQRCDIDLSSYAPTSLDPVAGGDRRALAQLMTALENGKADAALVQAMQAQAKQAAIPVLGITGTGGAGKSSLTDELIRRFRLDQQDALSIAVISIDPSRRKSGGALLGDRIRMNAINHPNIFMRSLATREAGSEISQALPDVIAACKVAGFDLVIVETSGIGQGDAAIVPHVDLSLYVMTPEFGAASQLEKIDMLDFADFVAINKFDRKGAQDAWRDVAKQVQRNREQWHGKPEDMPVYGTQASRFNDDGVTMLYQGLRAALAERGLKLRPGTLPELWGRISTGQNVIVPPARSRYLAELADTVRAYHRRVVEQSRIARERQQLRESSRMLQAAQGQGDGGAALDALAAERDSALGQVERKLLAMWPQMREAYSGDEYVVKIRDKEIRTGLVTTTLSGTKVRKVVLPRFEDEGEVLKWLMRENVPGSFPYTAGVFAFKRENEDPTRMFAGEGDAFRTNRRFKLVSEGMEAKRLSTAFDSVTLYGEDPHVRPDIYGKVGNSGVSIATLDDMKVLYDGFDLTSPSTSVSMTINGPAPTILAMFMNTAIDQQLDKFRADNQREPTADEEAKIRTWVLQNVRGTVQADILKEDQGQNTCIFSTEFSLKVMGDIQEYFVHHQVRNFYSVSISGYHIAEAGANPISQLAFTLSNGFTYVEAYLARGMHIDDFAPNLSFFFSNGMDPEYSVLGRVARRIWAVTMRDKYGANERSQKLKYHIQTSGRSLHAQEIDFNDIRTTLQALIAIYDNCNSLHTNAYDEAITTPTGESVRRALAIQLIINREWGVAKCENPNQGSFLIEELTDLVEEAVLQEFERIAERGGVLGAMETGYQRGKIQEESLYYEQLKHDGTLPLIGVNTFRNPDGDPVPQKLELARSSEAERQSQLDRLHAFQQGHSGEAPAMLQRLRQAVIDNQNVFAVLMDAVRVCSLGQITHALFEVGGQYRRNM from the coding sequence ATGACCGACCTTTCCGATGTGCATGATGTGCGCCGCGGCGCGCCGCAGCCCAAGCCGGTACAGCAGGGCCGCGGTCCGGCCAACAAGGTGCGCTTTGTCACGGCGGCGTCGCTGTTCGACGGCCATGACGCCTCGATCAACATCATGCGCCGCATCCTGCAGTCGCACGGCTGCGAGGTGATCCACCTGGGCCACAACCGCTCGGTCGAGGAAGTGGTCACGGCGGCCCTGCAGGAAGACGCGCAGGGCATTGCCATCTCCAGCTACCAGGGTGGCCACGTCGAGTACTTCCAGTACATGGTCGACCTGCTGCGCGAACAGGGCGGCGAGCATGTGCAGGTGTTCGGCGGCGGCGGCGGCGTGATCGTGCCGGACGAGATCCGCGAATTGCAGGCCTACGGCGTGGCGCGCATCTACAGCCCGGAAGACGGGCAACGCATGGGCCTGGCCGGCATGATTGCCGACATGGTGCAGCGCTGCGACATCGACCTGTCAAGCTACGCGCCCACTTCGCTCGACCCGGTTGCCGGCGGCGACCGCCGCGCGCTGGCGCAGCTGATGACCGCGCTGGAAAACGGCAAGGCCGATGCCGCGCTGGTGCAGGCGATGCAGGCGCAGGCGAAGCAGGCCGCGATCCCGGTCCTCGGCATCACCGGCACCGGCGGCGCCGGCAAGTCGTCGCTGACCGACGAACTGATCCGCCGCTTCCGCCTCGACCAGCAGGACGCGCTGTCGATCGCGGTGATCTCGATCGACCCGTCGCGCCGCAAGTCGGGCGGCGCGCTGCTGGGCGACCGCATCCGCATGAACGCGATCAACCATCCGAACATCTTCATGCGCTCGCTGGCCACGCGCGAGGCGGGCTCGGAGATCTCGCAGGCATTGCCGGACGTGATCGCGGCATGCAAGGTGGCGGGCTTCGACCTGGTGATCGTGGAGACCTCGGGCATCGGGCAGGGCGACGCGGCGATCGTGCCGCATGTTGATTTGTCGCTGTACGTGATGACGCCCGAGTTCGGCGCGGCCAGCCAGCTCGAGAAGATCGACATGCTGGACTTTGCCGACTTTGTCGCCATCAACAAGTTCGACCGCAAGGGCGCGCAGGATGCGTGGCGCGACGTGGCCAAGCAGGTGCAGCGCAACCGCGAGCAATGGCACGGCAAGCCGGAAGACATGCCGGTGTACGGCACGCAGGCGTCGCGCTTCAATGACGATGGCGTGACCATGCTGTACCAGGGCTTGCGCGCGGCGCTGGCCGAGCGCGGCCTGAAGTTGCGGCCCGGCACGCTGCCCGAGCTGTGGGGACGCATCTCCACCGGCCAGAACGTGATCGTGCCGCCGGCACGCAGCCGCTACCTCGCCGAGCTGGCCGACACGGTGCGCGCTTACCATCGCCGCGTGGTGGAGCAAAGCCGTATCGCGCGCGAGCGCCAGCAGTTGCGCGAATCCAGTCGCATGCTGCAGGCGGCGCAGGGCCAAGGCGATGGCGGCGCTGCACTCGATGCACTCGCCGCCGAACGCGACAGCGCGCTTGGCCAGGTAGAGCGCAAGCTGCTGGCGATGTGGCCGCAGATGCGTGAGGCCTACAGCGGCGACGAATACGTGGTGAAGATCCGCGACAAGGAGATCCGCACCGGACTGGTCACGACGACGCTGTCAGGCACCAAGGTGCGCAAGGTGGTGCTGCCGCGCTTCGAGGACGAAGGCGAGGTGCTGAAGTGGCTGATGCGCGAGAACGTGCCCGGCAGCTTCCCTTACACCGCCGGCGTGTTTGCCTTCAAGCGCGAGAACGAGGATCCCACGCGCATGTTCGCCGGAGAGGGCGATGCGTTCCGCACCAACCGGCGCTTCAAGCTGGTGTCCGAGGGCATGGAGGCCAAGCGCCTGTCGACTGCGTTCGACTCGGTCACGCTGTACGGCGAAGACCCGCACGTGCGCCCGGATATCTATGGCAAGGTCGGCAATTCGGGCGTGTCGATCGCCACGCTCGACGACATGAAGGTGCTGTACGACGGCTTCGACCTGACCAGTCCGTCGACGTCGGTGTCGATGACCATCAACGGCCCGGCGCCGACCATCCTGGCGATGTTCATGAACACCGCCATCGACCAGCAGCTCGACAAGTTCCGCGCGGACAACCAGCGCGAGCCGACCGCCGACGAAGAGGCCAAGATCCGCACCTGGGTGCTGCAGAACGTGCGCGGCACGGTGCAGGCCGATATCCTCAAGGAGGACCAGGGCCAGAACACCTGCATCTTCTCCACCGAGTTCTCGCTCAAGGTGATGGGCGATATCCAGGAGTACTTCGTGCACCACCAGGTGCGCAACTTCTACTCGGTGTCGATCTCGGGCTACCACATCGCCGAGGCCGGCGCGAACCCGATCTCGCAGCTCGCCTTCACGCTTTCCAACGGCTTCACCTACGTGGAAGCGTACCTGGCGCGCGGCATGCATATCGACGACTTCGCGCCCAACCTGTCGTTCTTCTTCTCCAACGGCATGGACCCGGAATACAGCGTGCTGGGCCGCGTCGCGCGCCGCATCTGGGCGGTGACGATGCGCGACAAGTACGGCGCCAATGAACGCAGCCAGAAGCTCAAGTACCACATCCAGACCTCGGGCCGCTCGCTGCACGCGCAGGAGATCGATTTCAACGATATCCGCACCACGCTGCAGGCGCTGATCGCGATCTACGACAACTGCAATTCGCTGCACACCAACGCCTACGACGAGGCCATCACCACGCCCACCGGCGAATCGGTGCGCCGCGCGCTGGCGATCCAGCTGATCATCAACCGCGAGTGGGGCGTGGCCAAATGCGAGAACCCCAACCAGGGCAGCTTCCTGATCGAGGAACTGACCGACCTGGTGGAAGAAGCGGTGCTGCAGGAATTCGAGCGCATCGCCGAGCGCGGCGGCGTGCTGGGCGCGATGGAGACCGGCTACCAGCGCGGCAAGATCCAGGAAGAGTCGCTCTACTACGAGCAGCTCAAGCATGACGGCACGCTGCCGCTCATCGGCGTGAACACCTTCCGCAATCCGGATGGCGACCCGGTCCCGCAAAAGCTGGAGCTGGCGCGCTCCAGCGAGGCCGAGAGGCAGAGCCAGCTGGACCGCCTGCACGCGTTCCAGCAAGGCCATTCCGGCGAAGCCCCGGCGATGCTGCAGCGGCTGCGCCAGGCGGTGATCGACAACCAGAACGTGTTCGCGGTGCTGATGGACGCGGTGCGGGTCTGCTCGCTGGGGCAGATCACGCACGCGCTGTTCGAGGTGGGTGGGCAGTACCGGCGCAATATGTAG
- a CDS encoding AMP-dependent synthetase/ligase, producing MQESSATTFPRWLLAHAQQRPEHPAYREKDLGIWQTYSWAQAAQQVRALACGLAALGFKRGMNLAVVGDNRPRLYWAMTAAQALGGVPVPLYQDAIANEMVYVLNDAEIEFAIVEDQEQVDKLLEVEAQLAESGRVVRHVIYEDPRGLRDYEHPSLMSYERLQELGREYDQAHPGFYDEAIAAGQADDTAIILYTSGTTGKPKGVCHSHAGLIGSARNGCAFDGLTAKDDVLSYLPMAWVGDNLFSYAQAMVAGFTVNCPESRETVMTDLREIGPTYYFAPPRIYEGLLTQVMIRMEDAGWIKRKVFHWAMDVARRCGADILDGRPVSAMERARYALGEALVYGPLRNVLGMSRIRVGYTAGEAIGPDLFRFYRSIGVNLKQFYGQTETCAYVCLQPDGQVKFDSVGPAAPGMEIRIADNGEVLVRGVGLLKSYYKRDDATREAINDEGYFMTGDAGVIDADGHLKIIDRAKDVGKLADGSMFAPKYIENKLKFFPYIKEAVAFGSDRDQVCAFINIDFEAVGNWAERRHLPYAGYIDLAAQPDVIEMIGECVNQVNADLANDPMLAGSQVARFLILHKELDPDDDELTRTRKVRRGYIAEKYGVLVDALYAGKSEQYIETRVKFEDGREGSVSATLKLVDAKRLPPAARAA from the coding sequence ATGCAGGAATCGTCGGCGACGACCTTCCCGCGATGGCTGCTGGCGCACGCCCAGCAGCGGCCGGAGCATCCGGCCTATCGCGAAAAGGATCTCGGCATCTGGCAGACATACAGCTGGGCCCAGGCGGCACAGCAGGTGAGGGCGCTGGCATGTGGTCTGGCCGCGCTCGGATTCAAACGCGGCATGAACCTCGCGGTGGTTGGCGACAACCGCCCCCGCCTGTACTGGGCCATGACCGCGGCACAGGCGCTGGGCGGCGTGCCGGTGCCGCTGTACCAGGACGCCATCGCCAACGAGATGGTGTACGTGCTCAACGATGCGGAGATCGAGTTCGCCATCGTCGAGGACCAGGAGCAGGTCGACAAGCTGCTCGAAGTCGAGGCCCAGCTGGCCGAGTCCGGCCGCGTCGTGCGCCACGTCATCTATGAAGACCCGCGCGGCCTGCGCGACTACGAGCATCCTTCGCTGATGTCATACGAGCGGCTGCAGGAGCTGGGGCGCGAATACGACCAGGCGCACCCGGGCTTCTACGATGAAGCGATTGCCGCGGGCCAGGCTGACGACACCGCGATCATCCTCTATACGTCCGGCACTACCGGCAAGCCCAAGGGCGTGTGCCATTCGCACGCGGGCCTGATCGGCTCGGCGCGCAACGGGTGCGCTTTCGACGGCCTGACCGCGAAGGACGACGTGCTGTCGTACCTGCCGATGGCATGGGTGGGCGACAACCTGTTCTCCTATGCGCAGGCGATGGTGGCGGGCTTCACGGTGAATTGCCCGGAATCGCGCGAGACCGTGATGACCGACCTGCGCGAGATCGGCCCCACCTATTACTTCGCACCGCCGCGCATCTATGAAGGCCTGCTGACGCAGGTGATGATCCGCATGGAAGATGCGGGCTGGATCAAGCGCAAGGTGTTCCACTGGGCGATGGACGTGGCGCGCCGCTGCGGCGCGGATATCCTCGACGGACGCCCGGTGTCCGCCATGGAGCGCGCGCGTTACGCACTGGGCGAAGCGCTGGTCTACGGCCCGCTGCGCAACGTGCTCGGCATGAGCCGCATCCGCGTGGGCTATACCGCCGGCGAGGCGATCGGTCCGGACCTGTTCCGCTTCTACCGCTCCATCGGCGTGAACCTGAAGCAGTTCTATGGCCAGACCGAGACCTGCGCCTACGTCTGCCTGCAGCCCGACGGGCAGGTCAAGTTCGATTCCGTGGGACCGGCCGCGCCGGGCATGGAGATCCGCATCGCCGACAACGGCGAGGTGCTGGTGCGCGGCGTGGGCCTGCTCAAGTCCTACTACAAGCGCGACGATGCCACGCGGGAGGCCATCAACGACGAGGGCTACTTCATGACCGGAGACGCCGGCGTGATCGATGCCGACGGCCACCTGAAGATCATCGACCGCGCCAAGGACGTGGGCAAGCTCGCCGACGGCTCGATGTTCGCGCCCAAGTACATCGAGAACAAGCTCAAGTTCTTCCCGTACATCAAGGAAGCGGTGGCGTTCGGCAGCGACCGCGACCAGGTCTGCGCCTTCATCAACATCGACTTCGAGGCAGTGGGCAACTGGGCCGAACGCCGTCACCTCCCGTACGCGGGCTATATCGACCTGGCCGCGCAGCCCGACGTGATCGAGATGATCGGCGAATGCGTGAACCAGGTGAATGCGGATCTCGCCAACGATCCCATGCTGGCCGGCTCGCAGGTCGCGCGCTTCCTGATCCTGCACAAGGAACTGGACCCGGACGACGACGAGCTGACGCGCACGCGCAAGGTGCGCCGCGGCTATATCGCCGAGAAATACGGCGTGCTGGTGGATGCGCTCTACGCGGGCAAGTCCGAGCAGTACATCGAGACGCGCGTCAAGTTCGAGGACGGGCGCGAGGGCAGCGTGTCGGCCACGCTGAAGCTGGTCGATGCGAAGCGCCTGCCCCCGGCGGCACGCGCGGCATAA